In Elusimicrobia bacterium HGW-Elusimicrobia-1, the following proteins share a genomic window:
- a CDS encoding sporulation initiation inhibitor Soj: protein MSKIIALANQKGGVGKTTTAVNLAASLAHLGEETLLVDMDPQANATSGVGIDKNLEANIYRALLSEIPLDDAVRPTEIDWLDVVPSTLDLIAAEIELAGAEEREFFLKKVLARFHKVYKYIIIDCPPSLGLLTLNSLAAADSIIIPLQCEYYALEGLGQLLKTIELIREGLNPKLEIEGVLITMYDSRLNLANQVIAEVKKHFKEKTYSTVIPRTVRLAEAPSFGKPIITYDKNSKGAEVYLELAEEFLKKQK, encoded by the coding sequence ATGAGCAAAATAATAGCGCTGGCCAACCAAAAAGGCGGGGTAGGAAAAACGACTACGGCGGTCAATCTGGCCGCCTCGCTCGCGCATCTGGGCGAAGAGACGCTGCTTGTGGATATGGATCCTCAGGCGAATGCGACTTCGGGCGTGGGCATAGACAAGAATCTTGAAGCCAACATCTACAGGGCGCTGCTGTCTGAAATTCCACTCGACGACGCCGTTCGCCCGACGGAAATCGACTGGCTCGACGTGGTTCCGTCAACGCTCGATTTGATAGCCGCCGAGATAGAACTCGCCGGAGCCGAAGAAAGAGAATTCTTTTTAAAAAAAGTTTTGGCCCGGTTTCATAAGGTTTATAAATATATAATTATCGACTGCCCGCCGTCTCTGGGTCTGCTTACGCTCAATTCACTGGCCGCGGCCGACTCTATAATAATTCCCCTGCAATGCGAGTACTACGCCCTGGAAGGCCTCGGCCAGCTGCTTAAAACCATAGAACTTATCCGCGAAGGTCTTAATCCCAAACTTGAAATTGAGGGCGTCCTCATAACTATGTATGATTCCCGGCTCAATCTGGCCAACCAAGTCATAGCCGAAGTAAAAAAACACTTCAAAGAAAAGACATATTCGACTGTAATACCGCGCACCGTGCGGCTGGCCGAGGCGCCGAGTTTCGGAAAGCCGATTATCACTTATGACAAAAATTCCAAGGGCGCCGAGGTTTATCTGGAATTGGCCGAAGAATTCTTAAAGAAACAAAAATAG
- a CDS encoding chromosome partitioning protein ParB → MQRGLGRGLEALLPKNRTAGGTPAERGESKISVDKIHANPNQPRKNFNENKLKELSASIKAHGLAQPIVVSPATEPGTYEIIAGERRWRAAKMAGLKEIPAVVRHTDEKNKFQISLVENIQREDLNPIEEALAFRSLMKDFGHTQEDLAKTLGKDRSVIANAVRLLGLSREIQALIEDSTISAGHGRTLAAIQDAGRQKEILKKILDGNLSVREVELIAREIKKAGSDAGTSKKNRRNAELAHLESALEHAYGTKVRIQGTPKKGKISIHYYSLEDLERLSRVLKKAAAK, encoded by the coding sequence ATGCAAAGAGGATTAGGCAGAGGACTCGAAGCCCTGCTGCCGAAAAATAGAACCGCCGGGGGAACCCCCGCCGAACGCGGCGAAAGCAAGATTTCCGTCGACAAAATACACGCCAACCCCAATCAGCCGCGCAAAAACTTCAACGAAAATAAACTCAAAGAACTCTCCGCATCCATAAAAGCCCACGGACTTGCGCAGCCCATAGTCGTATCCCCCGCGACAGAGCCGGGAACCTATGAAATAATCGCGGGAGAAAGAAGATGGCGCGCCGCGAAAATGGCCGGATTAAAAGAAATACCCGCGGTGGTGCGCCACACCGACGAGAAAAACAAGTTTCAGATATCACTGGTGGAAAATATTCAGCGTGAGGACCTTAATCCCATAGAAGAAGCGCTCGCGTTCAGGTCCCTGATGAAAGATTTCGGGCACACGCAGGAAGATTTGGCAAAAACTCTGGGCAAAGACCGCTCGGTAATAGCAAATGCCGTGCGACTGCTGGGATTATCGCGGGAAATACAGGCGCTGATAGAAGATTCCACAATCTCCGCCGGTCACGGAAGAACGCTGGCCGCGATACAGGACGCCGGCAGGCAAAAAGAAATACTGAAAAAAATCCTCGACGGAAACCTGAGCGTGCGCGAAGTCGAACTAATCGCCCGCGAAATTAAAAAAGCGGGAAGCGACGCCGGCACGTCGAAAAAAAACAGACGCAACGCCGAACTCGCCCATCTTGAAAGCGCCCTGGAACACGCCTACGGAACCAAAGTCCGCATACAGGGCACTCCCAAAAAAGGAAAAATATCTATACATTATTATTCGCTCGAAGACCTGGAACGTTTGTCGCGCGTGCTTAAAAAAGCGGCGGCGAAATAA